One part of the Fibrobacter sp. genome encodes these proteins:
- a CDS encoding TIGR03905 family TSCPD domain-containing protein yields MEETFKTRGVCATTIQFTRDGDKIRNIRFTGGCNGNLKAIAKLCEGMAAEDIAAKLLGNTCGGKPTSCADQLARAVLGREP; encoded by the coding sequence ATGGAAGAGACTTTCAAGACTAGAGGCGTATGCGCCACTACAATCCAGTTCACCCGCGATGGTGACAAGATTCGCAACATTCGCTTTACTGGCGGTTGCAACGGGAACCTCAAGGCTATTGCGAAACTCTGCGAAGGCATGGCTGCCGAAGATATCGCGGCAAAACTGCTCGGCAATACCTGCGGCGGCAAGCCCACTTCGTGCGCAGACCAGCTGGCGAGAGCGGTACTCGGGCGCGAACCGTAA
- a CDS encoding radical SAM protein, translating into MKVSEIFKSIEGEGLRTGLAAVFVRLHGCNLRCSYCDSMYAVEGDDYKTMSVDEVIAAVESYRDGSSVNSVTLTGGEPLLHQDVDELLARLSKSGFLVNVETNGTVPCKWQLPGLFYTMDWKCKSSGMSSKMKMENIETLGAQDALKFVVGSIEDLEEAESVVVRLSQSKVANAMPHIFISPVFGTLPYERIVEWMLGSRAMTENNARFQVQMHKIVWNPDMRGV; encoded by the coding sequence ATGAAAGTCTCCGAAATTTTCAAGAGCATCGAAGGCGAAGGACTGCGCACGGGCCTTGCCGCCGTTTTCGTAAGGCTTCACGGATGCAACCTGCGCTGCAGTTATTGCGATTCCATGTATGCGGTTGAAGGCGACGATTACAAGACGATGAGCGTTGACGAGGTTATCGCCGCAGTAGAATCGTACCGTGACGGTTCCAGCGTAAACAGCGTTACATTGACGGGCGGCGAACCGCTGTTGCACCAGGATGTCGACGAGCTGCTCGCCAGGCTGAGCAAGTCCGGATTCCTCGTGAATGTCGAGACGAACGGAACCGTCCCTTGCAAGTGGCAACTGCCCGGCCTGTTCTACACGATGGACTGGAAATGCAAAAGTAGCGGCATGTCCTCGAAGATGAAGATGGAAAACATCGAAACGCTCGGCGCGCAGGATGCGCTCAAGTTCGTCGTCGGGAGCATCGAAGATCTCGAGGAGGCTGAATCCGTAGTGGTTCGGCTCTCGCAAAGCAAGGTCGCAAACGCAATGCCGCACATCTTCATTTCTCCGGTTTTCGGAACCCTTCCCTACGAGCGCATCGTCGAATGGATGCTCGGCAGCAGGGCCATGACCGAAAACAACGCCCGGTTCCAGGTGCAAATGCACAAGATTGTTTGGAATCCGGACATGCGCGGGGTATAA
- a CDS encoding iron-containing alcohol dehydrogenase family protein produces the protein MRFFVPTDIYIENDCVKNHTQDFQAIGKRALIMTGRHSAAANGSLDDVTGALDAEHIPFQIFNEVEENPSTDTVRKAAQAARDFEADFVIGIGGGSAIDAAKAAALLLSNPSVDADDLHKAPNRPLSHAPVVAVPTTCGTGSEATPVAIITNHKIHLKKSIPHRIFPALALVDGKYLASAKKALVVNTAVDALSHMVESILNVKSNAFNRMFPEYGLRLWGECKSALLSDKDIDANLYEKLMLTSTIAGMSIAHTSTTLPHGMSYDLTLNAGVPHGPAVGYFLAAYTEVCAKFVPGDVEKILSLLGLKNIDDFTAMLQNLIGTYAVTREMRDKFAAAMKVNRSKLDLAPGPISPEDVDFIYEKSLNIKP, from the coding sequence ATGCGCTTTTTTGTTCCCACAGACATCTACATCGAGAACGACTGCGTCAAGAACCACACACAGGATTTTCAGGCAATCGGCAAGCGCGCGCTCATCATGACGGGGCGCCACTCCGCCGCGGCAAACGGCTCCCTGGACGACGTGACCGGCGCATTGGATGCGGAGCATATCCCGTTCCAGATTTTTAACGAGGTCGAAGAGAACCCGTCTACGGACACGGTGAGGAAGGCGGCACAGGCAGCAAGGGATTTCGAAGCAGACTTCGTAATCGGTATCGGGGGCGGTTCCGCCATCGACGCCGCGAAGGCCGCGGCGCTGCTCCTCTCGAACCCAAGCGTAGATGCAGACGACCTGCACAAGGCACCGAACCGTCCGCTAAGCCATGCGCCTGTCGTAGCAGTCCCAACCACCTGCGGAACGGGTTCCGAAGCGACACCTGTCGCCATCATCACGAACCACAAGATACATCTCAAGAAAAGCATCCCGCACAGAATTTTCCCCGCGCTCGCGCTTGTCGACGGGAAGTATCTCGCATCCGCAAAGAAGGCCCTAGTTGTAAATACCGCCGTCGACGCCCTGTCCCACATGGTCGAAAGCATCCTCAACGTCAAATCGAACGCGTTCAACCGCATGTTCCCGGAATACGGGCTCAGGCTCTGGGGCGAATGCAAAAGCGCGCTCCTTTCCGACAAGGACATCGACGCGAACCTGTACGAAAAGCTCATGCTCACCTCGACAATCGCCGGCATGTCCATCGCCCACACAAGCACCACATTGCCGCACGGAATGAGCTACGATCTCACGCTCAACGCAGGCGTTCCGCACGGGCCCGCGGTAGGCTACTTCCTTGCCGCATACACCGAGGTATGCGCGAAATTCGTTCCCGGCGATGTCGAAAAAATCCTCTCGCTTCTGGGTCTCAAGAACATTGACGATTTCACCGCCATGCTCCAGAACCTCATCGGGACATACGCCGTCACGCGGGAAATGCGCGACAAGTTCGCTGCAGCCATGAAGGTGAACCGCTCCAAGCTAGACCTCGCTCCTGGCCCAATCAGCCCCGAAGACGTCGACTTCATCTACGAGAAGTCTTTGAACATCAAGCCGTAA
- a CDS encoding MerR family transcriptional regulator — MTNYKTKLKIGEFSQLMRVTVKTLRHYEQKGLLLPHDVDNWTGYRYYSIDQMQKLQNIRDLQKLGFSLDEVKELYEDNSHTPNIHQMEEKIKETEKQLKLLIARRDQLLNWKNSLKEMNTMEKFSVQPLPEIIVASHREIIPNFEALGPMCYEKIGPEMKRLNCKCPKPGYCFTIEHNKEYTPTDVDIEYCEQVEEMGTDSDIIHFKRIPAVPKALCMKHVGPYERFYESFIEAFRYIEEKGYKIAGKPRTSYIDGAWNQEDPEKWLSVIQIPIE, encoded by the coding sequence ATGACAAACTACAAAACCAAACTTAAAATCGGAGAGTTCTCCCAGTTGATGCGAGTGACAGTAAAAACCTTGCGTCACTACGAACAGAAAGGTCTGCTATTGCCCCACGACGTGGACAATTGGACGGGGTACCGTTACTACAGTATCGATCAGATGCAGAAGTTGCAAAATATCCGCGACTTGCAAAAGCTCGGATTCTCGCTGGATGAAGTCAAGGAACTGTACGAAGATAACTCGCACACGCCAAACATCCATCAGATGGAAGAGAAAATCAAGGAAACGGAAAAGCAACTAAAACTTTTGATTGCCCGCCGCGACCAACTGCTCAACTGGAAGAATTCTCTAAAGGAAATGAACACCATGGAAAAATTCAGTGTCCAGCCTCTGCCAGAAATCATCGTGGCAAGTCATCGAGAAATCATCCCCAACTTCGAAGCGCTTGGCCCCATGTGCTACGAGAAAATCGGCCCCGAGATGAAGCGCCTCAATTGCAAGTGCCCCAAACCCGGCTATTGCTTTACCATCGAGCACAACAAGGAATACACGCCGACAGATGTTGATATCGAATACTGCGAACAAGTAGAAGAAATGGGAACCGACAGCGACATCATTCATTTCAAGCGCATTCCGGCCGTGCCCAAGGCGCTCTGCATGAAGCACGTCGGCCCTTACGAACGATTCTACGAGTCGTTCATCGAAGCATTCCGCTATATCGAAGAAAAGGGCTACAAAATCGCGGGCAAACCCCGCACCAGCTATATCGACGGAGCCTGGAACCAAGAAGACCCCGAAAAATGGCTCTCGGTCATCCAGATTCCCATAGAATAG
- a CDS encoding MoxR family ATPase, which yields MDIQELSEKVRQQSAFCMNLLREVEGTVIGQKALVESILTGILADGHVLLEGLPGLAKTTAVKAFADAVSLDFKRIQFTPDLLPADLLGTTIYNSKEAKFETRKGPLFTNLVLADEINRAPSKVQSALLEAMQERHITIGDETFKLDEPFLVLATQNPIEQEGTYPLPEAQVDRFLLKVKVSYPNKADEMKILDAVAGAGLRQPQAVATKEDILAARQLVKQVYVDERVREYIVNLVLATRDPGSIKRSDLVGFVEVGASPRASIGLAQAAKAHAFIQGRAYVTPEDVKAVAMEVLRHRIILSYEAEAEEVSAETVVQKILDSVEVP from the coding sequence ATGGATATTCAAGAACTTTCGGAAAAGGTGCGTCAGCAGAGCGCATTCTGCATGAACTTGCTGCGTGAAGTGGAAGGAACAGTTATTGGTCAGAAGGCTCTGGTCGAAAGCATTCTGACGGGCATTTTGGCCGACGGTCACGTGCTGCTGGAAGGCCTTCCGGGTCTTGCCAAGACGACTGCGGTGAAGGCTTTTGCCGATGCCGTTTCGCTCGACTTTAAGCGCATCCAGTTTACGCCCGATTTGCTCCCGGCCGACTTGCTGGGTACCACGATTTACAACTCGAAGGAAGCGAAGTTCGAGACCCGCAAGGGCCCGCTCTTCACGAACCTCGTGCTCGCCGATGAAATCAACCGTGCTCCGTCGAAGGTGCAGAGCGCCCTCCTCGAAGCCATGCAGGAACGCCACATCACCATCGGTGACGAGACGTTCAAGCTCGACGAACCGTTCCTGGTGCTTGCTACGCAGAACCCGATTGAGCAGGAAGGTACGTATCCGCTGCCCGAAGCTCAGGTGGACCGTTTCCTGTTGAAGGTGAAGGTCAGCTACCCGAACAAGGCCGACGAAATGAAGATTCTCGATGCCGTTGCCGGTGCGGGCCTCCGTCAGCCGCAGGCTGTCGCCACGAAGGAAGACATTCTCGCCGCCCGCCAGCTGGTGAAGCAGGTGTACGTGGACGAACGTGTGCGCGAATACATCGTGAACCTCGTGCTCGCCACCCGCGATCCGGGTAGCATCAAGCGCAGCGACTTGGTCGGCTTCGTGGAAGTCGGTGCTTCTCCGCGTGCCTCTATCGGCCTCGCCCAGGCGGCAAAGGCCCATGCGTTCATTCAGGGCCGTGCCTACGTGACGCCGGAAGACGTGAAGGCCGTCGCGATGGAAGTACTCCGTCACCGCATCATTCTCAGCTACGAGGCCGAAGCGGAAGAAGTCTCCGCCGAAACCGTGGTGCAGAAGATTTTGGATTCTGTAGAGGTTCCTTAG
- a CDS encoding DUF58 domain-containing protein: MLDKEVLKTVSRIELSVRGTLDTVMTGAYHSSFKGNGMEFSEVREYMPGDDVRTIDWNVTARTGTPYVKKFIEEREMTMLLMVDASSSSEFGSGKQMKGEVMATLTALLAFAAIKNNDKVGLLIYTDQVELFIPPEKGRKHVLRLIREILYFKPQHHGTNTQVALEYAGKILNRRAVVVVMSDFLDEGFENAFKILRKRHDVLAVSVVDPREMELPPAGLVELEDPETGETLLIDTGDAAFREAFAREAKRQGKATKELFQRMSIDFVRIETHDDFKETVAPLIEHFRRRAKAARM, translated from the coding sequence ATGCTTGATAAAGAAGTTTTAAAGACAGTCAGCCGCATCGAACTTTCCGTTCGCGGCACGCTCGACACCGTGATGACCGGCGCCTACCACAGTTCCTTCAAGGGGAACGGTATGGAATTCAGCGAGGTCCGCGAGTACATGCCGGGCGACGACGTACGCACCATCGACTGGAACGTGACGGCACGTACCGGCACGCCTTATGTGAAGAAGTTTATCGAAGAACGCGAAATGACCATGCTCTTGATGGTCGACGCGTCCAGCAGTTCGGAATTCGGTTCGGGCAAGCAGATGAAGGGAGAGGTCATGGCGACCCTCACCGCCTTGCTCGCCTTTGCCGCCATCAAGAACAACGACAAGGTGGGGCTTTTAATCTACACCGACCAGGTCGAACTGTTTATCCCGCCGGAGAAGGGCCGCAAGCACGTGCTGCGGCTTATCCGTGAAATCCTTTACTTCAAGCCGCAGCACCACGGCACGAACACGCAGGTGGCGCTGGAATATGCCGGCAAGATTCTGAACCGTCGTGCCGTCGTCGTGGTGATGAGCGACTTCTTGGACGAAGGTTTCGAGAACGCATTCAAGATCCTGCGCAAGCGCCACGACGTGCTTGCGGTCTCCGTGGTGGACCCGCGCGAAATGGAACTCCCGCCCGCGGGCCTCGTAGAACTCGAGGACCCCGAAACCGGCGAGACGCTCCTTATCGACACCGGCGATGCAGCCTTCCGCGAAGCGTTCGCCCGCGAAGCCAAGCGCCAGGGCAAGGCGACCAAGGAACTGTTCCAGCGCATGTCCATCGACTTCGTGCGCATCGAGACGCACGACGACTTCAAGGAAACCGTGGCCCCGCTTATCGAGCACTTCCGCCGTAGAGCGAAAGCTGCGAGAATGTAG
- a CDS encoding Hsp20/alpha crystallin family protein, which yields MINAQILPTAFYGIQNFLDNLNAEAAKGECTYTPKADYYETENGFALEVELPGVKKEDMDIQVEKNIITVKATRVRSKDEKFTFERSFRLADDIDTENIKVSLENGILKFDLSKKAQAAARKLTIG from the coding sequence ATGATCAACGCTCAGATTCTTCCCACTGCATTCTATGGTATCCAGAACTTCCTTGACAACTTGAACGCCGAAGCCGCCAAGGGCGAATGCACCTACACGCCGAAGGCCGACTACTACGAGACCGAAAACGGCTTCGCATTGGAAGTCGAACTCCCGGGCGTGAAGAAAGAAGACATGGACATCCAGGTCGAAAAGAACATCATCACCGTGAAGGCGACGCGCGTCCGCAGCAAAGACGAAAAGTTCACCTTCGAGCGCAGCTTCAGGCTTGCCGACGACATCGACACCGAGAACATCAAGGTCTCGCTGGAAAACGGCATCCTGAAATTCGACTTGTCGAAAAAGGCTCAGGCCGCGGCTCGCAAGTTGACCATCGGTTAA
- a CDS encoding NAD(P)H-dependent oxidoreductase, which translates to MTLVLNTLESGDYSEQINAIVAGKGTKVEIINTASMRIAHCIGCNQCWLKTPGVCSIKDDYESIVKKLVKTDNLWIVSDTRFGFVDYRGKRVLDRIMPMLNMYLTFRGGWMRHELRYHAMNVGLIYKGNGDQKLLEDWCERTAANIGGHSLGVIALDKESSSAAQQVETSREIAQAKTPNDFTQIKHIVIINGSPRARKFSNTDKILQSFTKGLDEAKATYELYSLSNRSEWDAAREAFMTNSRIIIALPLYVECVPGTLLEFLETLPTKRQQPAQLSFMLHSGFEEGHQLRLGEKFLKSLPAQFGCTYGGCLVRGGSFMIRMFNEKQTKAVLLPYRGMGEYFIEKGGFLAPEVKKFTGPEQIPCPFRILIKLLFKLVLKKKFKEFAKEWGCTEPLDSKPYK; encoded by the coding sequence ATGACCTTAGTATTGAACACACTGGAATCGGGTGATTACTCGGAGCAGATCAATGCGATTGTCGCGGGCAAGGGCACCAAAGTCGAAATCATAAACACCGCAAGCATGAGAATTGCGCACTGCATCGGCTGTAACCAGTGCTGGCTCAAGACTCCGGGCGTATGCAGCATCAAGGACGACTACGAAAGCATCGTCAAGAAGCTGGTGAAAACGGACAACCTGTGGATTGTATCGGATACCCGCTTCGGGTTCGTCGATTACCGCGGCAAAAGGGTTCTGGACCGCATCATGCCGATGCTGAACATGTACCTCACGTTCCGCGGCGGATGGATGCGCCATGAGCTACGTTACCATGCGATGAACGTGGGCCTGATTTACAAAGGCAACGGAGACCAGAAACTGCTCGAAGATTGGTGCGAACGCACGGCGGCAAACATCGGCGGGCATTCGCTTGGCGTAATTGCGCTGGACAAGGAATCAAGCAGCGCTGCTCAACAAGTCGAGACTTCGCGCGAAATCGCGCAAGCCAAAACACCGAACGACTTCACGCAAATCAAGCACATCGTCATCATCAACGGAAGCCCGCGCGCCAGAAAGTTCAGCAACACGGACAAGATTCTGCAATCGTTCACCAAGGGGCTGGACGAAGCGAAAGCCACCTACGAGCTCTATTCGCTTTCGAACCGTTCGGAGTGGGACGCCGCGCGCGAAGCGTTCATGACAAACAGCCGCATCATCATTGCATTGCCGCTCTATGTGGAATGCGTCCCCGGCACTTTGCTCGAATTTCTGGAAACGCTCCCCACGAAACGCCAGCAGCCGGCACAGCTCTCGTTCATGCTGCACAGCGGTTTCGAAGAAGGCCACCAGCTCCGTCTGGGCGAAAAGTTCCTGAAATCGCTACCCGCACAGTTCGGCTGCACTTACGGCGGATGCCTCGTGAGGGGCGGAAGCTTCATGATCCGCATGTTCAACGAGAAACAGACCAAGGCTGTTCTGTTGCCCTACCGCGGCATGGGCGAATACTTCATCGAAAAAGGCGGTTTCCTTGCGCCGGAGGTAAAGAAGTTTACCGGGCCGGAGCAGATTCCGTGTCCGTTCCGCATACTGATCAAACTCCTGTTCAAGCTCGTGCTGAAAAAGAAATTCAAGGAGTTCGCCAAGGAATGGGGCTGCACCGAACCGCTGGACAGCAAACCGTACAAGTAA
- the queC gene encoding 7-cyano-7-deazaguanine synthase QueC: MKNALLILSGGMDSVTLLYDRATEIALAVSFDYGSNHNHKEIPFAKFHCEKLGIPHITIPLKFMQEYFSSSLLSGADAIPEGSYASENMKSTVVPFRNGIMLSVAAGLAESKGLTKVMMANHFGDHEVYPDCRKSFVDHMSNAIAAGTYAGIIIDAPYTEISKADIARRGKTLGIDYSETWSCYKGEEIHCGKCATCIERKAALAEAGITDTTKYGA, from the coding sequence ATGAAAAACGCACTGCTGATTTTGTCCGGCGGCATGGACAGCGTCACGCTGCTCTACGACCGTGCGACAGAAATCGCGCTCGCCGTCTCTTTTGACTACGGCAGCAACCACAACCACAAAGAAATTCCCTTCGCAAAATTCCACTGCGAAAAGCTTGGCATTCCGCATATCACGATTCCTCTGAAGTTCATGCAGGAATACTTCTCGTCGTCACTGCTTTCGGGCGCGGACGCGATACCCGAGGGCAGCTACGCCTCCGAGAACATGAAGTCGACGGTGGTGCCGTTCCGCAACGGAATCATGCTGTCGGTCGCGGCGGGCCTTGCCGAAAGCAAGGGGCTCACCAAGGTAATGATGGCGAACCATTTCGGCGATCACGAAGTGTATCCCGATTGCCGCAAGTCTTTTGTAGACCACATGTCGAACGCGATTGCGGCCGGCACTTACGCGGGCATCATCATCGACGCCCCCTACACCGAAATTTCGAAGGCGGATATCGCCCGCCGCGGCAAAACGCTCGGCATTGATTACAGCGAAACCTGGTCTTGCTACAAGGGCGAAGAAATCCACTGCGGCAAATGCGCCACATGCATCGAACGCAAGGCGGCCCTCGCCGAAGCGGGCATCACCGACACCACGAAATACGGAGCGTAA
- a CDS encoding CatB-related O-acetyltransferase, producing MSENKIPNPNTVHPIAGYDKEIYVKPTIKNPNIIVGDFTYIADSEFESHVTHHYDFIGDKLIIGKFCQIAAGVEFVMNGANHQMNAVSTFPFYTLEGWNMQPPAASDMHFRGDTVIGNDVWIGQNATILPGVRIGDGAIIGANSVVGSDVEPYTVVVGNPAKQLRYRFDEELTELLLKFKWWDKPVEEINALIPVLTNSDLDWVKKELKKRMSDE from the coding sequence ATGAGCGAAAATAAGATTCCCAATCCGAATACGGTGCACCCGATTGCGGGCTACGACAAGGAAATCTATGTCAAGCCCACCATCAAGAACCCGAACATCATCGTCGGGGATTTTACCTACATTGCGGACTCGGAATTCGAAAGTCACGTGACGCACCATTACGACTTTATCGGCGACAAGCTCATCATCGGGAAGTTCTGCCAGATAGCCGCGGGCGTGGAGTTCGTGATGAACGGCGCGAACCACCAGATGAATGCGGTTTCGACTTTCCCGTTCTACACCCTCGAAGGCTGGAATATGCAACCGCCTGCTGCAAGCGATATGCACTTCAGGGGCGATACCGTCATCGGGAACGACGTGTGGATTGGGCAGAATGCGACCATCTTGCCGGGCGTGCGTATCGGCGACGGCGCCATCATCGGCGCGAACAGTGTCGTCGGCAGCGACGTGGAGCCCTACACGGTCGTGGTCGGGAATCCGGCGAAGCAATTGCGCTACCGCTTTGACGAGGAGTTGACGGAACTGCTCCTGAAATTCAAGTGGTGGGACAAGCCCGTCGAAGAAATCAACGCGCTGATTCCGGTACTCACGAACAGCGATTTGGACTGGGTGAAAAAAGAACTGAAAAAGAGAATGAGCGACGAGTAA
- a CDS encoding HXXEE domain-containing protein, producing MMIDVLGLPMDLFLIISFPLAFIVHDVEEIVVQHKWMSTHKEDLLRRFPRAKRIVFHLSGLSTKAFSIAVLEELVLLLIATAYILVGGPYANELWIALFLAFSIHFVIHLVQGIIVRDYIPGLITSILLIPYSLFCIDNICGETSYGKIALLAAIGLATIAANLRFAHWLGNKLS from the coding sequence ATGATGATAGATGTACTAGGACTCCCTATGGACTTGTTTTTGATTATTTCCTTCCCTCTCGCATTCATCGTTCATGACGTTGAAGAAATCGTCGTGCAACACAAATGGATGTCGACGCACAAGGAGGATTTGCTCAGGAGATTCCCAAGAGCCAAGCGCATCGTCTTTCACTTAAGCGGCCTTTCGACCAAGGCGTTCTCAATCGCCGTCCTTGAAGAGCTGGTACTGTTGCTCATCGCGACAGCATATATTCTCGTCGGCGGGCCGTACGCCAATGAATTGTGGATTGCATTGTTCCTGGCTTTCTCCATCCATTTTGTTATCCATCTTGTTCAAGGTATCATCGTAAGGGATTACATTCCCGGGCTTATCACGTCTATCCTGCTCATTCCCTACTCGCTTTTTTGCATAGACAACATCTGCGGCGAAACAAGTTACGGGAAAATCGCCCTGTTGGCGGCAATCGGGCTTGCAACCATTGCGGCAAACCTGAGATTTGCGCACTGGTTGGGAAACAAGCTCAGTTGA
- a CDS encoding lysoplasmalogenase family protein: MKRKRVTCLLVVIAILAASFLVMDWLLFFRCGAVEQCLVGGSAYQNVAKFAVTVIAALVVFLIGKDCLSSRDRTFLQAAFVMAVCADFCMKIVSGYALVGIGFFMAVQTLLIVRHTRRNDGDNSFPRILCIPFGAGLLAAALAVSGVFSGPKLPIVAAYGVFVICSLIAACGASQKGFFPAGNARQIKWGMILFFCCDVCVGVSGLVSADHSVQEVVATVAHNLVWMFYTPALVLLALSGYRQDA; encoded by the coding sequence TTGAAAAGAAAAAGAGTCACTTGTCTGCTTGTCGTTATCGCCATCCTTGCGGCTTCTTTTCTGGTGATGGACTGGCTGCTCTTTTTCCGTTGTGGCGCGGTCGAACAATGCCTCGTTGGGGGGAGCGCTTACCAGAATGTCGCGAAGTTCGCGGTCACGGTCATCGCCGCGCTTGTCGTTTTCCTCATCGGCAAGGATTGCCTTTCTTCAAGGGACAGGACGTTCTTGCAGGCGGCATTTGTGATGGCTGTATGCGCCGATTTCTGCATGAAGATTGTTTCCGGCTACGCCCTGGTGGGCATCGGCTTTTTTATGGCGGTGCAGACGCTGCTTATCGTTCGGCATACGCGTAGGAACGATGGCGACAACAGTTTCCCGCGGATATTGTGCATCCCGTTCGGTGCGGGGTTGCTCGCGGCGGCGCTTGCCGTGTCGGGCGTATTCAGTGGCCCGAAGCTCCCGATAGTGGCCGCATACGGCGTGTTCGTCATCTGCTCGCTCATTGCTGCCTGCGGGGCTTCCCAAAAAGGCTTTTTCCCCGCAGGGAACGCGCGGCAAATCAAGTGGGGGATGATTCTGTTCTTCTGCTGCGATGTGTGCGTTGGCGTTTCGGGTTTGGTCTCGGCAGACCATAGCGTCCAGGAAGTTGTCGCCACGGTGGCGCACAACCTCGTTTGGATGTTCTACACTCCGGCGCTTGTCCTGCTTGCCCTTAGCGGCTACAGGCAGGACGCCTGA
- the queD gene encoding 6-carboxytetrahydropterin synthase QueD: protein MYKVIKRMEISGAHMLSLPYESKCRGLHGHNWIITVYCQSETLDENGMVVDFSSIKELVHGKLDHQFLNDVIDVNPTAENIARWICDRVPHCYKVQIQESEGNTVEYEK, encoded by the coding sequence ATGTACAAGGTTATCAAGCGCATGGAAATTTCGGGAGCGCACATGCTCTCGCTCCCGTACGAAAGCAAGTGCCGCGGCCTGCATGGCCACAACTGGATTATCACCGTATATTGCCAGTCCGAAACGCTCGACGAGAACGGCATGGTAGTAGACTTTTCGAGCATCAAAGAACTGGTTCACGGCAAGCTGGACCATCAGTTCCTAAACGACGTAATTGACGTCAACCCCACCGCCGAAAACATCGCGCGCTGGATTTGCGACCGCGTGCCGCACTGCTACAAGGTGCAAATCCAGGAAAGCGAAGGCAACACCGTCGAATACGAAAAATGA